A single genomic interval of Spinacia oleracea cultivar Varoflay chromosome 6, BTI_SOV_V1, whole genome shotgun sequence harbors:
- the LOC110785658 gene encoding uncharacterized protein yields MNLLRPCKYSYYNTHHHHSIFYNSKFAIGKINKFSFYKPKGATNNAKNVLTVQVRAYNSNEEAAVRKDEERVEKKSFLSLEEAGLVEISGLSIHERFLCRLTISSLNLLRVIAEQEGCSIEELNAGKICDWFLKDKLKREQNIGSAVLQWDDDDPFAGQF; encoded by the exons ATGAACTTACTTAGACCCTGCAAATACTCTTATTACaatactcatcatcatcattcgATCTTTTACAACTCCAAATTTGCAATAGGAAAGATAAACAAATTTAGTTTTTATAAGCCAAAAGGCGCTACAAATAATGCTAAAAATGTTCTTACAGTACAAGTGAGAGCATACAATTCCAACGAAGAAGCCGCCGTCAGAAAAGATGAAGAAAGGGTTGAAAAGAAAAGCTTTCTCTCTTTAGAAGAAGCTGGTTTGGTGGAGATCTCTGGTTTAAGTATTCATGAACGTTTTCTTTGCAGATTAACG ATATCGTCTTTGAATCTACTGAGAGTGATAGCAGAACAAGAAGGATGCTCAATTGAAGAACTGAATGCTGGAAAGATTTGTGATTGGTTCTTGAAAGATAAGCTTAAAAGGGAGCAGAATATTGGTTCTGCTGTACTCCAATGGGATGATGATGACCCTTTCGCCGGCCAATTTTAA